From Garra rufa chromosome 19, GarRuf1.0, whole genome shotgun sequence, the proteins below share one genomic window:
- the LOC141292767 gene encoding claudin-4-like, producing MPSTGCQILGICLAGIGFLGSIVVCGLPNWKVSAFIGANIVTSQIIWEGLWMNCVVQSTGQMQCKVYDSLLALPQDLQGARALVIVAIIAGVFGLILSIVGGKCTNFVEDEASKAKVAIASGVIFIIAGLLVLVPVCWTANTIIRDFYNPLLVDGQRRELGESLYVGWASAGLLLLGGGLLCSSCPPREDNRPNVMYSKAKSVDSSKAYV from the coding sequence ATGCCGTCTACGGGATGTCAAATCTTGGGCATCTGCCTGGCTGGAATCGGCTTCTTAGGGAGCATCGTCGTCTGTGGCTTGCCCAACTGGAAGGTGTCGGCATTCATTGGAGCCAACATTGTAACCTCGCAGATCATTTGGGAAGGTTTATGGATGAACTGTGTGGTTCAGAGCACAGGACAGATGCAGTGTAAAGTCTACGACTCTCTGCTGGCTCTTCCTCAAGATCTGCAGGGCGCCAGAGCCTTGGTGATCGTCGCCATCATCGCTGGAGTATTTGGACTCATTCTGAGCATTGTAGGAGGAAAGTGCACCAACTTTGTGGAAGATGAAGCCTCTAAAGCAAAGGTCGCCATCGCTAGTGGTGTCATCTTCATCATTGCTGGACTTCTCGTCCTTGTTCCCGTCTGCTGGACTGCGAATACCATAATCAGGGACTTCTACAACCCTTTGTTGGTGGACGGCCAAAGGAGGGAGCTTGGGGAATCGCTTTACGTTGGCTGGGCTTCTGCAGGTTTGCTTCTTCTGGGTGGAGGTCTTCTCTGCAGCTCGTGCCCACCGCGTGAGGATAATCGCCCTAATGTCATGTATTCAAAAGCCAAGTCTGTGGACAGCAGCAAAGCTTACGTATAA
- the nf2b gene encoding NF2, moesin-ezrin-radixin like (MERLIN) tumor suppressor b, which yields MSILGLKKKLPKTFKVKVSTMDAEMEFSCEVKWKGKDLFDLVCRTIGLRETWFFGLRYTVKDTYAWLKPDKRVLDQEVPKDSPITFHFLAKFFPEKVEDELVQEITQHLFFLQVKKQILDEEIFCSPEASVLLASYAVQAKYGDYDPNFHKPGFLAQDELLPKRVLMQYQMTPDMWEEKITAWYAEHRSITRDEAEMEYLKIAQDLEMYGVSYFSITQNKRDTELLLGVDAQGLHIYSPNNKLSPNKSFPWSGIRNISYSEKEFTIKPLDKKKEVFKFYSSQLRVNKLILQLCIGNHDLFMRRRKVDSIEVQQMKAQAKEEKARKKIERQILAREKQMREDAERAKEEMERRLFQIQDEARMANEALLRSEETADLLAEKAQIAEEEAKLLAHKAAEAEQERQRLEVTALKTKEEKRLMEQKMREAEQLAVKLVEQSERRLKEADHLKQDLSEAKDAERRAKQKLLEITKTTYPLIAAYSSPPPPTGPESPEMTVDMGNAVRMDFKDSDMKRLSMEIERERLEYMEKSKHLQDQLKELKSEIESLKLEEQHQAGHYSLRGYAEPPYVPHSNVRNTQTY from the exons ATGTCAATTTTGGGTCTGAAAAAGAAGCTACCAAAGACTTTTAAAGTCAAAGTCAGCACCATGGATGCTGAAATGGAATTTAGTTGTGAG GTCAAGTGGAAAGGGAAAGATTTGTTTGACCTGGTGTGCCGGACTATTGGTTTGAGGGAAACGTGGTTCTTTGGTCTTCGATACACAGTGAAAGACACTTATGCCTGGCTAAAGCCTGATAAACGG GTTTTGGATCAAGAAGTTCCAAAGGACTCTCCGATAACATTTCATTTTCTTGCCAAATTCTTCCCTGAGAAAGTTGAAGACGAGTTGGTTCAGGAAATTACTCAGCACCTCTTCTTCTTACAA GTCAAAAAGCAGATACTAGATGAGGAGATATTTTGCTCTCCAGAAGCCTCTGTTCTTTTGGCGTCGTATGCTGTTCAAGCCAAG TATGGGGATTATGATCCAAACTTTCACAAGCCAGGCTTCTTAGCTCAAGATGAACTCTTGCCCAAAAGA GTGCTGATGCAGTATCAAATGACACCAGACATGTGGGAAGAGAAGATAACAGCTTGGTATGCCGAACACAGGAGCATCACAAG GGATGAGGCTGAAATGGAGTATTTAAAAATAGCACAGGACCTAGAGATGTATGGAGTTAGTTACTTTTCTATTACA caaaataagagggacacAGAGTTGCTACTTGGAGTCGATGCTCAGGGTCTTCACATCTACAGCCCCAACAACAAACTCAGCCCCAACAAATCCTTCCCCTGGAGTGGAATTCGAAACATCTCGTACAGCGAGAAAGAG TTTACCATCAAACCATTGGACAAGAAAAAGGAAGTTTTTAAATTCTACTCCTCTCAGCTCAGAGTTAACAAACTG ATCTTACAGCTGTGTATTGGGAACCACGATCTGTTCATGAGAAGAAGGAAGGTGGATTCCATAGAGGTCCAACAGATGAAGGCGCAGGCTAAAGAAGAGAAGGCCAGGAAAAAG ATTGAGCGTCAGATTCTTGCACGGGAGAAGCAGATGAGAGAGGATGCGGAGCGAGCGAAAGAAGAGATGGAGCGCCGCCTGTTCCAGATTCAGGACGAGGCTCGAATGGCAAATGAAGCTCTG CTGCGCTCCGAGGAGACGGCCGACCTTCTGGCAGAGAAAGCCCAGATCGCAGAGGAGGAGGCCAAACTACTGGCCCACAAAGCAGCTGAAGCAGAACAGGAGAGGCAGAGGCTGGAGGTCACAGCCCTTAAAACCAAAGAGGAAAAGAGACTGATGGAGCAGAAGATGAGAGAAGCAGAACAACTGGCCGTTAAGCTTGTCGAGCAGTCAGAGAGGAG ACTAAAGGAGGCAGACCACCTGAAACAGGATCTGAGCGAGGCTAAAGATGCAGAACGGAGGGCAAAGCAGAAACTCCTGGAAATCACTAAAACAACATATCCC TTAATAGCAGCATACTCCAGTCCTCCTCCACCCACTGGGCCAGAGAGTCCAGAAATGACTGTAGACATGGGCAACGCCGTCAGAATGGACTTCAAGGACTCGGATATGAAAAGACTTTCAATGGAGATAGAGAGAGAACG GCTAGAGTACATGGAGAAGAGCAAACATCTTCAAGACCAGCTGAAGGAGCTCAAATCAGAGATTGAATCCTTGAAGTTGGAAGAGCAGCACCAGGCTGGACACTACAGTCTCAGGGGTTACGCTGAACCTCCTTATGTTCCCCACAGCAATGTAAGAAACACTCAGACATACtaa
- the cldn30 gene encoding claudin-4 yields MVSLGMHMLASALALLGWVGALLSCIMPMWRVTAFIGTTIVTSEIMWEGIWMSCVIQSTGQMQCKPYESTLALGNDLQAARALMVMAILLGGVGLVLAFIGGKCTVFMDRSKRSKARVATAAGVTLIVAGVLCLIPTSWSAGIVVRAFYNPQMVDSQRREIGGAIYVGWGASIVLILGGGMLCTTICKDKSEDDSSRSVKYLIVRSSQAGSSRAGSQRMRPISVRSMQSGAPSVRSQWSQKPPFNQGRPPSVGSYQSRPSTTKSQLAKAESMPESEQDEGALN; encoded by the coding sequence ATGGTTTCTCTAGGCATGCACATGCTTGCGAGCGCCTTGGCGCTACTGGGATGGGTGGGAGCACTCCTATCCTGCATCATGCCAATGTGGCGTGTGACAGCCTTCATTGGAACCACCATTGTAACTTCGGAGATCATGTGGGAGGGCATTTGGATGAGCTGCGTGATCCAAAGCACGGGGCAAATGCAGTGCAAACCGTACGAGTCCACGCTCGCGCTGGGCAACGATCTGCAGGCCGCTCGGGCCCTCATGGTGATGGCGATCCTTTTAGGAGGCGTAGGCCTTGTTTTAGCCTTCATCGGAGGAAAGTGCACTGTCTTCATGGACCGATCCAAAAGATCCAAAGCTAGAGTCGCCACAGCAGCCGGCGTAACGTTGATTGTCGCCGGAGTCCTCTGCCTGATCCCCACCTCCTGGTCGGCTGGCATCGTGGTGAGAGCATTTTACAACCCGCAGATGGTCGATTCGCAGCGGAGGGAGATTGGCGGTGCCATTTATGTTGGTTGGGGTGCGTCCATCGTTCTCATCTTGGGTGGAGGAATGCTCTGTACCACTATCTGCAAAGACAAATCAGAAGACGACAGCAGTCGTTCGGTGAAGTACCTAATCGTGCGCTCTTCGCAGGCAGGGTCCAGCAGGGCGGGCTCTCAGAGGATGCGGCCCATCTCTGTGAGGTCCATGCAGAGTGGTGCTCCATCCGTGAGGTCCCAATGGAGTCAGAAACCTCCTTTCAATCAGGGCAGACCTCCTTCTGTAGGCTCTTACCAGAGCAGGCCATCAACTACAAAGTCCCAGCTTGCCAAAGCAGAATCGATGCCAGAGTCTGAGCAGGATGAGGGGGCGTTAAACTAA
- the mettl27 gene encoding methyltransferase-like protein 27: MANSSRTFSDVRNVILSAHKNTGAQDKVGFYDTWAENYEEDVALLDYRAPLLAAECVSSFFRGDRKKAAVLDVACGTGLVSAHLKKMGFHHFVGIDGSLKMLDLAKKTGLYQQLTQCLFGQDEIPVEAETYDIVIIVGALSVGQVPLTVIRELWDVTKPGGYVCMTTRGNADNREYKAELEQMIRALEEEQKWSRVTVVEVEEWEKAVSEQDSGYIPGAIYLYQKSERK; encoded by the exons ATGGCAAACAGCAGTCGGACCTTTTCTGATGTGAGAAACGTGATCCTGTCTGCTCATAAAAACACAGGGGCCCAGGATAAGGTCGGCTTCTATGATACCTGGGCTGAGAACTATGAGGAG GATGTAGCACTGCTGGATTACCGTGCCCCCTTGTTAGCAGCTGAGTGTGTGAGTTCATTTTTCAGAGGTGACAGAAAGAAGGCCGCTGTCCTGGATGTGGCCTGTGGAACAGGCCTGGTCTCTGCACAT CTGAAGAAAATGGGATTTCATCACTTTGTTGGAATAGATGGAAGCTTGAAGATGCTGGACTTGGCAAAGAAAACTGGACTTTATCAGCAGCTTACGCAATGCCTCTTCGGTCAAGATGAAATTCCTGTTGAAGCTG AAACATATGATATTGTTATAATCGTTGGAGCTCTGAGCGTTGGACAGGTACCTTTGACAGTCATCAGAGAGCTCTGGGATGTTACAAAACCAG GCGGCTATGTGTGCATGACTACAAGAGGGAACGCTGATAACCGGGAGTACAAGGCTGAGCTGGAGCAAATGATCAGAGCACTCGAAGAAGAGCAGAAATGGAGCCGTGTGACTGTAGTTGAGGTGGAGGAGTGGGAGAAGGCTGTTTCAGAACAGGACAGCGGGTACATTCCAGGCGCCATTTATTTGTATCAGAAAAGTGAAAGAAAATGA